In Capillimicrobium parvum, a genomic segment contains:
- a CDS encoding glycosyltransferase, whose protein sequence is MKALVVAEFYPSERDPVLGIWAHEQAVAARDAGAEVEVVVLHRLVPPRTSLRNRSALHELGRRLREPRTQHRDGLRVTYVPFVSPPRARAYARWGAWAAPPLAAALRRIRRRFPFDVVHAHNSVPAGQAVLRARTRAPLVLSVHGPDVLFVPQQVPGGDVAVRHALSGARIVLANSEGIANLVRRQGVGDVRVVHLGTDLPGGIEQKSAETIVTVGHLVARKRHADVIRALWLLRERHPELHYLVIGDGPERGNLERLAADLGVPVRFTGQLEHAQALGLARRCALFVMPSIDEAFGVAYVEAMAGGVPAIGARGEPGPEDIGDGLVLVPPGDPERLAAQIEDLVAEPRYLQELGAVARATVAERFTWARCGTDTVAAYEAALGAEAGDKRAI, encoded by the coding sequence GTGAAGGCGCTCGTCGTCGCCGAGTTCTACCCGTCCGAGCGCGACCCCGTGCTGGGGATCTGGGCGCACGAGCAGGCCGTCGCCGCGCGCGACGCCGGAGCCGAGGTCGAGGTCGTGGTGCTGCACCGGCTCGTCCCGCCGCGGACGTCCCTGCGCAACCGCAGCGCGCTGCACGAGCTCGGCCGGCGGCTGCGCGAGCCCCGCACCCAGCACCGCGACGGCCTGCGCGTGACGTACGTGCCGTTCGTCTCGCCCCCCCGCGCGCGGGCGTACGCGCGCTGGGGCGCCTGGGCCGCCCCGCCGCTGGCCGCCGCCCTGCGCCGCATCCGCCGGCGCTTCCCGTTCGACGTCGTGCACGCCCACAACAGCGTGCCCGCCGGCCAGGCCGTCCTGCGCGCCCGCACCCGTGCGCCGCTCGTCCTCTCGGTCCACGGCCCCGACGTGCTCTTCGTCCCGCAGCAGGTGCCCGGCGGCGACGTGGCCGTACGGCACGCGCTCAGCGGGGCGCGGATCGTGCTCGCCAACTCGGAGGGCATCGCCAACCTCGTGCGCCGGCAGGGCGTCGGCGACGTGCGGGTCGTGCACCTCGGCACCGATCTGCCCGGCGGGATCGAGCAGAAGAGCGCCGAGACGATCGTCACCGTCGGCCACCTCGTCGCCCGCAAGCGCCACGCCGACGTCATACGGGCGCTCTGGCTGCTGCGCGAGCGCCACCCAGAGCTGCACTACCTCGTCATCGGCGACGGCCCCGAGCGCGGCAACCTCGAACGGCTCGCCGCCGACCTCGGCGTGCCCGTGCGCTTCACGGGCCAGCTCGAGCACGCGCAGGCACTGGGGCTCGCCCGGCGCTGCGCGCTGTTCGTCATGCCGAGCATCGACGAGGCCTTCGGCGTCGCCTACGTCGAGGCGATGGCCGGCGGCGTGCCGGCGATCGGCGCACGCGGCGAGCCCGGCCCCGAGGACATCGGCGACGGGCTCGTGCTCGTTCCGCCGGGCGACCCTGAGCGGCTGGCCGCGCAGATCGAGGACCTCGTCGCGGAGCCGCGCTACCTGCAGGAGCTGGGCGCCGTCGCGCGGGCGACCGTCGCCGAGCGCTTCACGTGGGCGCGCTGCGGCACGGACACGGTCGCCGCCTACGAGGCCGCGCTGGGCGCCGAAGCCGGAGACAAGCGGGCGATTTGA
- a CDS encoding glycosyltransferase family 4 protein: MKPVLLVTGHAPGDRVAPFAALHERESIEVALFGGRDRHGAAGRAALPVPHRTVGQRGVYGLAAGGRYRAVIAGLGGRVAPLAAALGARRAGIPFVLWTGLWAHPRSAAHLLSYTPTLWLYRSAGAVVTYGPHVSEYVRRRGARNVHVAPQAVDAAFWGATVPGRRERAFQVLFVGRPDPEKGRAVLLDAWPDAVCVGDPPVPPEEVRNFLAGSHVLVVASLRTRTFREPWGLVVNEAMHQRVAVIATDQVGAAAGGLLRHERTGLVVPAGDAGALRAAIERLRDDPGLRERLAAAGAAAVAAHTPQAWAGGMSAALASVGAGAPTPRTEPLAS; the protein is encoded by the coding sequence TTGAAGCCGGTCCTGCTGGTGACCGGCCACGCGCCGGGCGACCGCGTGGCCCCGTTCGCCGCGCTGCACGAGCGCGAGTCCATCGAGGTCGCGCTGTTCGGCGGGCGCGACCGCCACGGCGCGGCGGGCCGCGCCGCCCTGCCCGTGCCGCACCGCACCGTCGGCCAGCGGGGCGTCTACGGGCTGGCCGCCGGCGGCCGCTACCGGGCGGTGATCGCCGGGCTCGGCGGTCGCGTCGCGCCGCTCGCCGCCGCGCTCGGCGCCCGCCGCGCCGGGATCCCGTTCGTCCTGTGGACGGGGCTGTGGGCGCACCCGCGCAGCGCCGCGCACCTCCTCTCCTACACCCCGACGCTCTGGCTGTACCGCAGCGCCGGCGCGGTGGTCACGTACGGACCCCACGTGTCCGAGTACGTCCGCCGCCGCGGGGCGCGCAACGTGCACGTCGCCCCGCAGGCCGTCGACGCCGCGTTCTGGGGCGCGACGGTGCCCGGCCGGCGCGAGCGCGCGTTCCAGGTGCTGTTCGTCGGCCGGCCCGATCCCGAGAAGGGCCGCGCGGTGCTGCTCGACGCCTGGCCGGACGCCGTCTGCGTCGGCGACCCGCCCGTGCCGCCGGAGGAGGTGCGCAACTTCCTGGCGGGATCGCACGTCCTGGTCGTAGCGTCGCTGCGGACCCGCACCTTCCGGGAGCCGTGGGGGCTCGTCGTCAACGAAGCCATGCACCAGCGCGTTGCAGTCATCGCCACCGACCAGGTCGGCGCCGCCGCCGGCGGCCTCCTGCGCCACGAGCGCACCGGGCTCGTCGTGCCCGCGGGCGATGCGGGCGCCCTGCGCGCCGCGATCGAGCGCCTGCGCGACGACCCCGGCCTGCGCGAGCGCCTCGCCGCCGCCGGGGCCGCGGCCGTCGCCGCCCACACCCCGCAGGCCTGGGCGGGCGGCATGTCCGCGGCCCTGGCGAGCGTGGGCGCCGGCGCGCCGACCCCCCGAACCGAGCCGCTAGCGTCGTAG
- a CDS encoding glycosyltransferase family 4 protein encodes MRVAFDSRPATDGGGIGRYARCVLAGLRETAPSGAEIVETHRPRRADLFHSPWLDGAPLRPSIPTVVTLHDLHQIKRRGEYLRSGVRSKLRYLAVQRATRVIVPTEAVAADVVEHLRVARQAISVIPEAAARTLTARPPDVVAQARKRYGLPQDYLLWVGGLEHPDPRKRVADLAGAPRTLPLVLVGSTSRWAEELPDVTLTGHVPDDDLAAIYSGARALVIPSDDEGFGLPAVEALACGTPVVASDVPALREVLAGRATFVGIDDVAGLLAAAERVERPAPPPPRWSWNDAALATWDVYREAIAATTAPATLRPRRRPARPVG; translated from the coding sequence GTGAGGGTGGCCTTCGACTCCCGTCCCGCCACGGACGGTGGAGGGATCGGCCGGTACGCGCGCTGCGTGCTCGCCGGCCTGCGCGAGACCGCGCCGTCCGGTGCGGAGATCGTCGAGACCCACCGGCCACGACGCGCCGACCTCTTCCACTCGCCGTGGTTGGACGGCGCGCCGCTGCGCCCGTCGATCCCCACCGTCGTGACGCTCCACGACCTGCACCAGATCAAGCGCCGCGGCGAGTACCTGCGCTCGGGCGTGCGCTCGAAGCTGCGCTATCTCGCCGTCCAGCGCGCGACGCGCGTGATCGTGCCGACGGAGGCGGTGGCGGCCGACGTCGTCGAGCACCTCCGCGTCGCACGCCAGGCCATCAGCGTCATCCCCGAGGCCGCGGCCCGCACGCTGACGGCGCGCCCGCCCGACGTGGTCGCCCAGGCGCGCAAGCGCTACGGCCTGCCGCAGGACTACCTGCTCTGGGTCGGCGGGCTCGAGCATCCCGATCCCCGCAAGCGCGTGGCGGACCTCGCCGGCGCGCCCCGCACGCTGCCGCTCGTGCTCGTCGGCTCGACGAGCCGGTGGGCCGAGGAACTGCCGGACGTGACGCTCACCGGGCACGTGCCCGACGACGACCTCGCGGCCATCTACAGCGGCGCCCGCGCGCTCGTCATCCCCTCCGACGACGAGGGCTTCGGGCTGCCCGCCGTGGAGGCGCTCGCCTGCGGCACGCCGGTCGTGGCGAGCGACGTCCCCGCGCTGCGCGAGGTGCTCGCCGGCCGCGCGACGTTCGTCGGCATCGACGACGTCGCCGGCCTGCTGGCCGCCGCCGAACGGGTCGAGCGCCCGGCGCCGCCGCCGCCGAGATGGAGCTGGAACGACGCCGCCCTCGCCACGTGGGACGTCTACCGCGAGGCGATCGCCGCGACCACGGCGCCGGCCACCCTGCGCCCGCGCCGACGACCGGCGCGCCCCGTCGGCTGA
- a CDS encoding class I SAM-dependent methyltransferase, producing MSHAELLEALWALIPPGTQPERFAERRDWLLARVRPGEPVLDLGCGEGDFTAALAAAGAQPVGVDVVGEPLRRARERHPGLTFRHAPLEGALVLDDAAVDVVWAGEVVEHVVDVAGWLSEVRRVLPSGGRLLLTTPDHPPQLLQRLAADPEAFAEHFEPRADHVRFFNERSLREVVEDLGFEAVEIEADGRTLWLAAVRGRW from the coding sequence GTGAGCCATGCCGAGCTGCTCGAGGCGCTCTGGGCCTTGATCCCGCCGGGAACGCAGCCCGAGCGCTTCGCGGAGCGCCGCGACTGGCTGCTCGCGCGCGTGCGTCCCGGCGAGCCGGTTCTGGACCTCGGCTGCGGCGAGGGGGACTTCACCGCGGCGCTTGCCGCCGCAGGCGCGCAGCCGGTCGGCGTCGACGTCGTCGGCGAGCCGCTGCGCCGCGCGCGCGAGCGCCACCCGGGCCTCACGTTCCGGCACGCGCCGCTCGAAGGAGCGCTCGTCCTCGACGACGCGGCGGTCGACGTCGTCTGGGCCGGCGAGGTCGTCGAGCACGTCGTCGACGTCGCCGGCTGGCTGAGCGAGGTGCGCCGCGTGCTGCCCTCCGGCGGCCGCCTGCTGCTGACGACGCCCGACCATCCGCCGCAGCTGCTGCAGCGCCTCGCCGCGGATCCGGAGGCGTTCGCCGAGCACTTCGAGCCGCGCGCCGACCACGTCCGCTTCTTCAACGAGCGCTCGCTGCGCGAGGTCGTCGAGGACCTCGGCTTCGAGGCGGTCGAGATCGAGGCCGACGGCCGGACGCTCTGGCTGGCGGCCGTCCGCGGGCGCTGGTAG
- a CDS encoding O-antigen ligase family protein, which yields MSSHAAAPDAALAPARALALRRPGATAWTTLGVGALLTLVAFAANGGLRLGETTTVEIGLLLGCGVGGAGAILATPDRGRWWGAGALAAFALFAGWTLVSIVWAVQPSDAWVEANRTLTYLAVFAASLAFVRVAPRQWEGVLGGIVLATVVVSGYALVTKVFPGTLSADELYARLRAPFGYWNATGLFAALGIPACVWLGARRHGYGPLSALAFPALGVLLVAVLLAYSRGALLALALGLIFWFAVVPLRVRGAAVLLIGAAGAVPVALWAFARDGLTTDRLSTDLRAPSGHELGVLLVVMVGLLLAVGLWVSFRESRDSLSRIARRRIGVTLLVCLALVPVGVAAYLATTDRGLFGSISHGWTTLTDPHATTPPNDPSRLTAVGSVRSRYWNEALKAFKDHPVLGVGAEGYATARAFYRDDTLEVRHAHGFVVQTLADLGIVGLALALLALGAWLYAAARATGLRERDRGRRYGPERIGLLTMVSIVVVYGVHSFVDWTWFIPGCTVLALLCSGWVAGRGPLRQPPPDPPPLRGPRAWLRERPAVAAALLALVTAVGVAWAVWQPLRSLDATNAALAKLESGDLVGAQRDARTAGDRNPLSLEPLSVLAVAQSRAGDQQAALQTLQREVRLQPSNPEPWLRLGDFQFNKLHQPAEALKSVRTALYLDPHNPQTIGAYIVVLRATQKG from the coding sequence GTGTCGTCGCACGCCGCGGCGCCTGACGCCGCGCTCGCGCCGGCCCGCGCCCTCGCCCTGCGCCGCCCGGGGGCGACCGCGTGGACGACGCTCGGCGTGGGCGCGCTGCTCACGCTCGTGGCGTTCGCCGCCAACGGCGGGCTGCGGCTCGGCGAGACGACGACCGTCGAGATCGGGCTCCTGCTCGGCTGCGGGGTCGGCGGCGCCGGGGCGATCCTGGCCACGCCCGACCGCGGCCGCTGGTGGGGCGCCGGGGCGCTGGCCGCCTTCGCACTCTTCGCCGGCTGGACGCTCGTGTCGATCGTCTGGGCGGTGCAGCCGTCGGATGCCTGGGTCGAGGCGAACCGCACGCTGACCTACCTGGCGGTGTTCGCCGCCTCGCTCGCGTTCGTGCGCGTCGCGCCGCGCCAGTGGGAGGGCGTGCTCGGCGGGATCGTGCTGGCCACGGTCGTCGTCTCCGGCTACGCCTTGGTGACGAAGGTGTTCCCGGGGACGCTCAGCGCCGATGAGCTCTACGCCCGCCTGCGCGCCCCGTTCGGCTACTGGAACGCGACCGGCCTCTTCGCCGCGCTCGGGATCCCCGCCTGCGTCTGGCTCGGCGCGCGCCGGCACGGCTACGGCCCGCTCTCGGCGCTCGCCTTCCCCGCGCTCGGCGTCCTGCTCGTCGCGGTGCTGCTGGCCTACTCGCGCGGCGCGCTGCTCGCCCTCGCCCTCGGCCTGATCTTCTGGTTCGCGGTCGTGCCGCTGCGCGTGCGCGGCGCGGCGGTGCTGCTCATCGGCGCGGCCGGTGCGGTGCCGGTGGCGCTGTGGGCGTTCGCGCGTGACGGGCTGACCACCGACCGCCTGTCCACCGACCTGCGCGCGCCTTCCGGCCACGAGCTCGGCGTGCTGCTGGTCGTGATGGTCGGGCTGCTGCTCGCGGTGGGCCTGTGGGTGAGCTTCCGGGAGTCGCGCGATTCGCTGAGCCGGATCGCCCGCCGCCGCATCGGCGTGACGCTCCTCGTCTGCCTGGCGCTCGTGCCGGTCGGCGTCGCCGCCTACCTCGCGACGACCGACCGCGGGCTGTTCGGCTCGATCTCGCACGGCTGGACGACGCTGACCGACCCGCACGCCACGACGCCGCCCAACGACCCCAGCCGCCTGACCGCGGTGGGCTCGGTGCGCTCGCGCTACTGGAACGAGGCGCTCAAGGCGTTCAAGGACCACCCGGTGCTCGGCGTCGGCGCCGAGGGCTACGCGACGGCCCGCGCGTTCTACCGCGACGACACGCTCGAGGTGCGCCACGCCCACGGCTTCGTCGTGCAGACGCTGGCCGACCTGGGAATCGTGGGCCTGGCGCTCGCGCTGCTGGCGCTGGGCGCGTGGCTGTACGCCGCCGCGCGCGCGACCGGCCTGCGCGAACGCGACCGAGGCCGCCGCTACGGCCCGGAGCGCATCGGCCTGCTGACGATGGTGTCGATCGTCGTCGTCTACGGCGTGCACTCGTTCGTCGACTGGACGTGGTTCATCCCCGGCTGCACCGTCCTCGCGCTGCTGTGCAGCGGCTGGGTCGCGGGCCGCGGGCCGCTGCGCCAGCCGCCGCCGGACCCGCCGCCTCTGCGCGGGCCGCGCGCCTGGCTGCGCGAGCGCCCGGCGGTCGCGGCCGCGCTGCTGGCCCTCGTCACGGCGGTGGGCGTCGCGTGGGCGGTGTGGCAGCCGCTGCGCTCGCTGGACGCGACGAACGCGGCCCTGGCCAAGCTCGAGTCCGGCGACCTGGTCGGCGCGCAGCGCGACGCGCGGACCGCCGGCGACCGAAACCCGCTCTCGCTCGAGCCGCTGAGCGTTCTCGCCGTCGCCCAGAGCCGCGCGGGCGACCAGCAGGCGGCGCTGCAGACGCTGCAGCGCGAGGTGCGCCTGCAGCCGAGCAACCCGGAGCCGTGGCTGCGCCTGGGCGACTTCCAGTTCAACAAGCTCCACCAACCGGCCGAGGCGCTGAAGTCCGTGCGCACCGCGCTGTACCTGGACCCGCACAACCCGCAGACGATCGGCGCGTACATCGTCGTGCTGCGGGCCACGCAGAAGGGCTGA
- a CDS encoding NAD-dependent epimerase/dehydratase family protein: protein MPDRVLVTGGAGYIGAMVCAELLDAGADVRVLDSLLHGQQDVAQQLAAQGVEVQVGDVRDPAARARALEGAGAVVHLAAIVGDHACAADPALSGAVNLDAANAVIDEAARAGVRRFVFASTCSNYGRMADPEVPVDEDAELRPVSLYAEQKVAIERRLLGGDRGGGPVPPATCLRFATIYGVAPRMRFDLTVNEFTRDLWLDRDLEIFGEQFWRPYLHVADAGRAVRTVLGAPDDVAAGEVFNVGRSDENYTKRHLVEAIARQVAAGRVHYVQRDEDPRDYRVAFEKVHAVLGFVPEHRVPDGIAEVAEALAEGRFPDPFDVRYRNTV from the coding sequence ATGCCCGACCGCGTCCTCGTCACCGGCGGCGCCGGCTACATCGGCGCCATGGTCTGCGCCGAGCTGCTCGACGCCGGGGCCGACGTGCGCGTGCTCGACTCGCTCCTGCACGGCCAGCAGGACGTCGCGCAGCAGCTGGCCGCCCAGGGGGTCGAGGTCCAGGTCGGCGACGTGCGCGATCCCGCGGCCCGCGCCCGCGCGCTCGAGGGCGCCGGCGCGGTGGTGCACCTCGCGGCGATCGTCGGCGACCACGCCTGCGCGGCCGACCCGGCGCTCTCGGGCGCCGTGAACCTCGACGCGGCGAACGCGGTGATCGACGAGGCCGCCCGCGCCGGCGTTCGCCGCTTCGTCTTCGCCTCCACGTGCTCGAACTACGGCCGCATGGCCGACCCCGAGGTGCCGGTCGACGAGGACGCCGAGCTGCGGCCCGTATCCCTGTACGCCGAGCAGAAGGTGGCGATCGAGCGCCGGCTGCTGGGCGGCGACCGCGGCGGCGGTCCGGTTCCGCCCGCGACGTGCCTGCGCTTCGCCACGATCTACGGCGTGGCGCCCCGCATGCGCTTCGACCTCACCGTCAACGAGTTCACCCGCGACCTCTGGCTCGACCGCGACCTCGAGATCTTCGGCGAGCAGTTCTGGCGGCCGTACCTGCACGTCGCCGACGCCGGGCGTGCCGTGCGCACGGTCCTCGGGGCCCCCGACGACGTCGCGGCCGGCGAGGTCTTCAACGTCGGCCGCTCCGACGAGAACTACACCAAGCGCCACCTCGTCGAGGCGATCGCCCGCCAGGTGGCGGCGGGGCGCGTCCACTACGTCCAGCGCGACGAGGACCCGCGCGACTACCGCGTCGCCTTCGAGAAGGTCCACGCCGTCCTCGGCTTCGTGCCCGAGCATCGCGTCCCGGACGGGATCGCGGAGGTCGCCGAGGCCCTCGCCGAGGGCCGCTTCCCCGACCCCTTCGATGTCCGTTACCGGAACACCGTTTGA
- a CDS encoding glycosyltransferase, producing the protein MILFLHNRYRTTGGEERVVADLLALVRERLGEDAELLERDSAALGRARAAAGLLGGGLAPGDVAAAVRRTGARVVHAHNVLPAFGWRGLAAARAAGARVVLHLHNYRLVCAVGTCFTRGVDCTRCHGRDTRPGVRLDCRGTGAEAAVYGAALALWQRRLVAQADVVVVPSAFARRRLIDLGAPLDPGRVRVIAHPVAAVATAPCFDPAGPALFAGRLAVEKGADVAIDACRRAGRPLVIAGDGPLRPQLEARAAGAGVRFAGRLDPDGLAAARAAASVALVPSRSAETFGLAAAEAMAAGLPVIASRIGALTELVADDARLVAPGDPDALAAALALPDPAAAAGHGLARVAELAAPERVAAALAEAYAA; encoded by the coding sequence GTGATCCTGTTCCTGCACAATCGCTACCGCACGACCGGCGGCGAGGAGCGCGTCGTCGCCGACCTGCTGGCGCTCGTACGCGAGCGGCTGGGCGAGGACGCCGAGCTGCTCGAGCGCGACAGCGCCGCGCTCGGCCGGGCGCGGGCGGCGGCGGGCCTGCTGGGCGGCGGGCTGGCGCCCGGCGACGTCGCCGCCGCCGTGCGGCGGACGGGGGCGCGGGTCGTGCACGCCCACAACGTGCTGCCGGCGTTCGGCTGGCGCGGGCTCGCGGCGGCGCGCGCGGCGGGCGCGCGCGTCGTGCTGCATCTGCACAACTACCGGCTCGTGTGCGCGGTGGGGACCTGCTTCACGCGGGGGGTGGACTGCACCCGCTGCCACGGGCGCGACACCCGGCCCGGCGTCCGGCTCGACTGCCGGGGCACGGGAGCCGAGGCGGCGGTCTACGGCGCGGCGCTGGCGCTCTGGCAGCGGCGGCTGGTCGCGCAGGCCGACGTGGTCGTCGTGCCGAGCGCGTTCGCGCGCAGGCGGCTGATCGACCTCGGTGCGCCGCTCGACCCGGGCCGGGTGCGCGTCATCGCGCACCCGGTCGCGGCGGTCGCCACGGCGCCGTGCTTCGACCCCGCCGGCCCGGCGCTGTTCGCCGGCCGTCTCGCGGTCGAGAAGGGCGCGGACGTGGCGATCGACGCCTGCCGCCGCGCCGGGCGCCCGCTCGTGATCGCCGGCGACGGCCCGCTGCGTCCGCAGCTCGAGGCCCGCGCCGCCGGCGCCGGCGTGCGCTTCGCCGGCCGGCTCGATCCGGATGGGCTGGCCGCCGCCCGCGCCGCCGCCTCGGTCGCGCTCGTGCCGTCGCGGTCGGCCGAGACGTTCGGGCTGGCCGCCGCGGAGGCGATGGCCGCGGGGCTGCCGGTGATCGCGTCGCGCATCGGCGCGCTGACGGAGCTCGTCGCCGACGACGCGCGGCTCGTCGCCCCGGGCGACCCCGACGCTCTGGCCGCCGCGCTCGCCCTGCCGGATCCCGCCGCCGCGGCGGGGCACGGGCTGGCCCGGGTGGCCGAGCTGGCGGCGCCCGAGCGGGTCGCCGCCGCGCTGGCCGAGGCCTACGCCGCCTGA
- a CDS encoding glycosyltransferase family 2 protein, whose translation MDTTVSIAIPTRNRAGYLRTALRSIVPQARAAGADVLVVVDGPDPASEAVAAELGVRAVVHEAPRGLNAARNTAIAQTGGELLAFVDDDVAVHPGWLAALRSAAAAEPGVDCFTGPIVARIEDHAFPMCGREGPPVTFLDLGRADVDAPHAWGANMTIRRGAFERVGRFDESRELYGDEQEWQDRLRASARPRIRYVAAARLDHRRAGDDARLRSLMRAARARGRASRRFDVHRGTAPGLAAELRVLAGCVAHGPRHRCANGPVMAAHSAGRLEAALRPAPDPAAPDFLAGVSGTVGGRRAALRRAADALLDVAALPVRARLRRAGRATPRRRVLALAIVRDEHRDRWDRIAAQLRASRHDVEVATTAPGDRGKFENLDALLSAHPAGAHDWLLVCDDDVVLPGAFLDDLVAAAERLDLQLAQPAHRLHSHAAWSVTRRRGGWAGSLARETAFVEIGPVTLVAAAAFGDLLPFPPLRMGWGLDVHWAALARERGLRLGVVDAVPVLHDAAPAAAAYSRRDAEAEARAFLATRPYLPRDEANRTLRVHRRLPAAG comes from the coding sequence GTGGACACGACCGTCTCCATCGCCATACCGACGCGCAACCGCGCCGGCTACCTGCGCACCGCGCTGCGGTCGATCGTGCCCCAGGCGCGCGCGGCGGGCGCCGACGTCCTCGTGGTCGTCGACGGGCCCGACCCGGCCAGCGAGGCCGTCGCCGCCGAGCTGGGCGTGCGCGCGGTCGTCCACGAGGCGCCGCGCGGGCTGAACGCCGCCCGCAACACCGCCATCGCGCAGACCGGCGGCGAGCTCCTCGCCTTCGTCGACGACGACGTCGCGGTGCACCCCGGCTGGCTCGCCGCGCTGCGCTCCGCCGCCGCCGCCGAGCCCGGCGTCGACTGCTTCACCGGCCCGATCGTCGCGCGCATCGAAGACCACGCCTTCCCGATGTGCGGGCGCGAGGGGCCGCCGGTCACCTTCCTCGACCTCGGCCGCGCCGACGTCGACGCCCCGCACGCGTGGGGGGCGAACATGACGATCCGCCGCGGCGCGTTCGAGCGGGTGGGCCGCTTCGACGAGAGCCGCGAGCTCTACGGCGACGAGCAGGAATGGCAGGACCGGCTGCGCGCCTCCGCCCGCCCGCGCATCCGCTACGTGGCCGCCGCCCGGCTCGACCACCGGCGCGCGGGCGACGACGCCCGCCTGCGCAGCCTGATGCGCGCGGCGCGGGCGCGGGGCCGCGCCAGCCGCCGCTTCGACGTCCACCGCGGCACGGCGCCGGGCCTCGCCGCCGAGCTGCGCGTGCTCGCCGGCTGCGTCGCGCATGGGCCGCGCCACCGGTGCGCCAACGGCCCGGTCATGGCCGCCCACAGCGCCGGCCGGCTCGAGGCCGCCCTGCGGCCCGCGCCCGACCCGGCCGCGCCGGACTTCCTCGCCGGCGTCTCCGGCACCGTGGGCGGACGCCGCGCGGCGCTGCGCCGCGCCGCGGATGCGCTGCTCGACGTCGCCGCCCTGCCGGTCCGCGCCCGCCTGCGCCGGGCCGGTCGCGCGACGCCCCGCCGGCGCGTCCTCGCCCTGGCGATCGTCCGCGACGAGCACCGCGACCGCTGGGACCGCATCGCGGCGCAGCTGCGCGCGAGCCGCCACGACGTCGAGGTGGCGACCACCGCTCCCGGCGACCGCGGCAAGTTCGAGAACCTCGACGCGCTGCTCAGCGCCCACCCCGCCGGCGCCCACGACTGGCTGCTCGTCTGCGACGACGACGTCGTCCTGCCCGGCGCCTTCCTCGACGACCTGGTCGCCGCCGCCGAGCGCCTGGACCTCCAGCTCGCCCAGCCGGCGCACCGCCTGCACTCCCACGCCGCCTGGAGCGTGACCCGCCGGCGGGGCGGGTGGGCCGGATCCCTCGCCCGCGAGACGGCGTTCGTCGAGATCGGCCCGGTCACGCTCGTCGCCGCGGCCGCGTTCGGAGACCTGCTGCCGTTCCCGCCGCTGCGCATGGGCTGGGGGCTCGACGTCCACTGGGCGGCGCTGGCCCGCGAGCGCGGGCTGCGCCTCGGCGTCGTCGACGCCGTGCCGGTCCTGCACGACGCCGCGCCCGCCGCGGCCGCGTACTCCCGCCGCGACGCGGAGGCCGAGGCGCGCGCGTTCCTCGCCACGCGCCCGTACCTCCCGCGCGATGAGGCCAACCGCACCCTGCGCGTCCACCGAAGGCTCCCTGCAGCGGGGTAG
- a CDS encoding zinc ribbon domain-containing protein has product MSDAADRPTKICPDCAEEVLEAARKCRFCGYRFDRGETAAATPPPADLEDEPSILGGLLVRRKPRNTTPQQIIDAAGGHLGSDEVVGFFRFGSVNGIDGIVVVTSTRLFLLEGVGKRHRLRFENDLSHVLGTEVSRRLGRSRLEVHCAGGEELVVTALKRDEMLELQLMLRPPGS; this is encoded by the coding sequence GTGAGCGACGCCGCCGACCGCCCCACGAAGATCTGCCCGGACTGCGCCGAGGAGGTGCTCGAGGCCGCGCGCAAGTGCCGCTTCTGCGGCTATCGCTTCGACCGGGGCGAGACCGCGGCCGCCACGCCGCCGCCGGCCGACCTCGAGGACGAGCCGAGCATCCTGGGCGGGCTGCTCGTGCGCCGTAAGCCGCGCAACACGACCCCTCAGCAGATCATCGACGCGGCGGGCGGGCACCTCGGGTCCGACGAGGTCGTCGGCTTCTTTCGCTTCGGCAGCGTCAACGGCATCGACGGGATCGTCGTCGTGACGAGCACGCGGCTGTTCCTCCTCGAGGGCGTCGGCAAGCGCCACCGCCTGCGCTTCGAGAACGACCTCAGCCACGTGCTCGGGACCGAGGTCTCACGGCGGCTGGGTCGCAGCCGGCTCGAGGTGCACTGCGCCGGCGGCGAGGAGCTGGTCGTCACCGCCCTCAAGCGCGACGAGATGCTCGAGCTCCAGCTGATGCTGCGGCCGCCCGGGTCGTAG